From Selenomonadales bacterium, a single genomic window includes:
- a CDS encoding phosphopentomutase codes for MHTTVVLIVLDSVGIGALPDADRYGDLGSSTLRSVLDYNQSLTLPNLTALGMGSILPHPRLVSLCPPLGAFGRGMTASPAKDTITGHWEMAGIVLEHPFRTFPDGFPPAVVQALGERTGRQFLGNVAASGTEIIRDFGREHQLTGAPILYTSADSVMQIAAHEAALPLAELYHICQVARELMQGELNVARIIARPFTGEWPYVRTPNRRDFAVAPPGQTMLDIIANSGMPVIGIGKICDIYAGRGPTRCLKTKSNSEGMALTESVYRGAPGGLVFTNLVDYDQLYGHRNDAVGYGRALKEFDDWLGGFLPTLGPSDYLILAADHGCDPLYAGTDHTREYVPILAYSKAMKSGRCIGDRTTLADIGATILDVLGFSERLAGTSFRAAGEVLP; via the coding sequence ATGCACACGACCGTCGTCTTGATTGTGCTAGATAGTGTAGGCATTGGGGCTCTGCCCGATGCCGACCGCTACGGAGACCTTGGCAGCAGTACGCTGCGAAGCGTACTGGACTACAACCAGTCTCTGACACTACCTAACCTCACCGCGCTTGGTATGGGGTCCATTCTTCCCCATCCCAGGCTTGTTTCATTATGCCCGCCGCTGGGTGCTTTCGGCCGGGGCATGACAGCCTCTCCCGCCAAAGACACCATTACGGGGCACTGGGAGATGGCCGGAATCGTCTTAGAACACCCCTTCCGCACTTTCCCCGACGGGTTTCCGCCTGCCGTCGTACAGGCCCTCGGCGAGCGCACTGGCAGGCAGTTCTTAGGCAACGTGGCTGCTTCCGGCACCGAAATTATCCGCGACTTCGGTCGCGAGCATCAGCTTACCGGAGCGCCCATCTTGTACACGTCGGCGGACAGCGTAATGCAGATTGCCGCGCACGAGGCCGCTTTGCCGCTCGCGGAGCTCTACCACATTTGCCAAGTTGCGCGGGAACTGATGCAAGGCGAGCTCAATGTGGCGCGAATTATTGCGCGGCCCTTTACCGGCGAGTGGCCCTATGTCCGCACGCCTAACCGCCGCGATTTCGCCGTGGCTCCGCCTGGGCAGACTATGCTTGACATTATCGCGAACAGCGGCATGCCGGTCATCGGTATCGGCAAAATTTGCGATATCTACGCGGGGCGCGGTCCCACGCGGTGCTTAAAAACCAAAAGTAACAGCGAGGGCATGGCACTGACAGAGAGTGTCTACCGCGGAGCGCCGGGCGGACTTGTGTTCACCAACTTGGTTGACTATGATCAGCTCTACGGCCACCGCAATGACGCGGTCGGCTACGGACGTGCGCTCAAGGAGTTTGACGACTGGTTAGGCGGGTTTTTGCCCACACTTGGGCCAAGCGACTATCTAATTCTGGCCGCAGACCACGGCTGTGACCCGCTGTATGCCGGGACGGACCATACGCGTGAGTATGTCCCCATCCTCGCTTACTCTAAAGCCATGAAGTCAGGCCGGTGTATCGGCGACCGGACGACGTTAGCAGACATTGGCGCTACCATTCTTGATGTGTTAGGGTTTAGCGAGCGCCTCGCCGGAACTTCGTTTCGCGCGGCAGGGGAGGTTTTGCCGTGA
- a CDS encoding D-alanine--D-alanine ligase, whose product MQKVIVLFGGRSAEHEVSVRSAASVLAALDVTRYVALPVGISKCGRWQAGLDPRSILAANETAVPEPHGDEYMGPIARILAQADVIFPVLHGPFGEDGSMQGLFEVVDKPYVGSGVTASALGMDKVFQKTLYRCAGLPVVDFVWCSRKVYTGEPDAFHLEVEQAVGFPCFVKPANMGSSVGINKANNRDELRQAIAVALRYDNKVMVERAVKGREIECSVLGNEDLSSSLPGEIVPSGEFYDYTAKYLQPSTLHVRAELLPEQTHRVRELAMRAHELLGCAGLSRVDFFLLEDGTVYVNELNTMPGFTSISMYPKMWEASGLPYTELITRLIELAFARHRDGCRISVDYRE is encoded by the coding sequence GTGCAGAAAGTGATAGTCCTCTTTGGTGGTCGCTCTGCCGAACACGAGGTTTCCGTCCGGTCGGCTGCTTCAGTGCTGGCAGCTTTAGACGTCACTCGTTACGTGGCCCTGCCTGTGGGCATCAGTAAGTGCGGGCGCTGGCAAGCCGGGCTAGACCCCCGCTCTATCTTGGCGGCAAACGAAACAGCCGTACCCGAGCCGCATGGCGACGAGTATATGGGCCCTATCGCCCGCATTCTGGCGCAGGCGGACGTCATTTTCCCCGTACTCCATGGGCCTTTTGGGGAGGATGGCAGTATGCAGGGCTTGTTCGAGGTAGTTGACAAGCCTTATGTCGGCTCAGGCGTGACTGCCTCGGCCTTAGGTATGGACAAGGTGTTTCAAAAGACACTGTATCGCTGTGCAGGTCTTCCGGTAGTAGACTTTGTCTGGTGCTCGCGCAAAGTATATACAGGGGAACCGGATGCGTTCCACCTAGAGGTAGAACAAGCAGTAGGCTTCCCGTGCTTTGTCAAACCGGCCAACATGGGCTCGAGCGTTGGCATTAATAAGGCCAACAACCGCGACGAGCTCAGGCAAGCCATCGCGGTAGCCTTGCGTTACGACAATAAAGTAATGGTGGAGCGGGCCGTTAAGGGACGCGAAATTGAGTGCAGCGTGCTGGGGAACGAGGATTTAAGTAGTTCGTTGCCCGGTGAGATAGTGCCAAGCGGGGAGTTTTACGATTACACCGCCAAGTACTTGCAACCATCTACTCTGCATGTGCGGGCGGAGCTTTTGCCCGAGCAAACTCACCGTGTAAGAGAACTGGCGATGCGCGCGCATGAGCTTCTCGGCTGTGCCGGCCTCTCCCGCGTAGACTTTTTCTTACTAGAAGACGGCACCGTCTACGTGAATGAACTCAACACCATGCCCGGCTTTACGAGTATCAGTATGTACCCTAAGATGTGGGAGGCTTCCGGCCTGCCTTACACCGAGCTAATCACCCGCCTCATCGAACTAGCCTTTGCCAGACACCGGGATGGGTGCAGGATTTCCGTCGACTATCGCGAATAG
- the xerD gene encoding site-specific tyrosine recombinase XerD has product MEQHIEDYLDYLGLERGLAENTLESYGRDLRQFSRFVSTHYAKSWETLERGQILLYLDSLKRQGKSAATVSRSLASIRSFFRFLNREGTLPADPAAHLDTPKIEKRLPRVLSTSEVETLLLRPTLSTPSALRDRAMLEVLYATGIRVSELVSLQVADVNLSAGFIKCTGKGGKERMVPLGSVAIKAVDSYLVMGRPQLIRSREVRSLFVNHHGRQMTRQGFWKLLKKRVRETGMEADVSPHTLRHSFATHLLENGADLRAVQEMLGHADISTTQIYTHVTRTRLREIYDKAHPRA; this is encoded by the coding sequence ATGGAACAGCATATTGAGGACTACCTAGACTACCTGGGGCTAGAGCGAGGACTAGCCGAGAACACGCTCGAGTCTTACGGCAGGGACCTCCGCCAGTTCTCTCGCTTCGTCAGCACTCACTACGCCAAATCATGGGAGACTCTGGAGCGCGGCCAGATATTGCTCTACCTCGACAGTCTAAAGCGACAGGGGAAGTCTGCTGCTACGGTCTCGCGCAGCTTAGCTTCGATTCGTTCCTTTTTCCGCTTCTTAAACAGGGAGGGGACACTTCCTGCCGACCCGGCGGCCCACTTGGACACGCCTAAAATCGAGAAGCGGTTGCCTCGGGTCTTGAGCACTTCTGAAGTCGAGACGCTCCTTCTCCGACCCACACTCTCCACTCCGTCAGCCCTGCGGGACCGCGCTATGCTTGAAGTCCTTTATGCCACAGGCATTCGCGTTTCCGAACTTGTTTCGCTGCAGGTCGCAGACGTCAACCTGTCCGCAGGTTTCATCAAGTGCACAGGCAAGGGCGGGAAAGAGCGCATGGTGCCGCTAGGGTCTGTGGCCATTAAGGCCGTAGACAGCTACTTGGTCATGGGGCGGCCCCAGTTAATTCGCTCGCGCGAAGTACGGTCCTTATTTGTCAACCATCACGGGCGGCAGATGACGCGGCAAGGGTTTTGGAAGCTCCTTAAGAAGCGAGTCAGAGAGACAGGTATGGAGGCCGATGTGTCGCCGCATACACTCAGGCATTCCTTTGCCACACATTTACTGGAGAACGGTGCTGACTTGAGAGCCGTACAGGAAATGTTAGGGCACGCCGATATAAGTACAACTCAGATCTACACTCACGTTACGCGCACGCGTTTGCGCGAGATTTACGACAAGGCTCACCCGCGGGCCTGA
- a CDS encoding anti-sigma factor antagonist (This anti-anti-sigma factor, or anti-sigma factor antagonist, belongs to a family that includes characterized members SpoIIAA, RsbV, RsfA, and RsfB.), with protein sequence MGFSTRYRGNILVVSLSGELDHHTADELRTALEKELDKDIARHMLLDLSQLAFMDSSGVGVLLGRYRRIHAQGGKMAAYALHPNLERLYELAALSRVIPVFAREELAVNELKKDEVPGR encoded by the coding sequence ATGGGTTTTAGCACTCGCTATCGCGGCAATATTCTCGTAGTGTCACTCAGCGGCGAACTTGACCATCATACAGCTGACGAACTGCGCACAGCCTTGGAAAAAGAACTTGATAAGGACATCGCACGCCACATGTTACTCGATCTCTCGCAGCTAGCTTTTATGGATAGCTCCGGTGTAGGCGTGCTACTGGGTCGCTATCGCCGCATTCACGCCCAAGGCGGGAAAATGGCGGCCTACGCACTGCACCCGAACCTAGAACGCCTGTATGAGTTAGCCGCTCTGTCTCGCGTCATTCCGGTCTTTGCCCGAGAAGAGCTCGCGGTCAATGAGCTCAAGAAAGACGAGGTACCGGGGCGATGA
- the spoIIAB gene encoding anti-sigma F factor: protein MNDWFLLRIPAVSQNESFARSVVALFALQAGDWSVTELNEIKTAVSEAITNSIIHAYDGNAASGEIVVQGKVTPGALEVTVTDFGQGIGDIALAREPLFTTKPHEERSGLGFTVMESFMDELTVSSVPLQGTTIRMVKYLRATTVQ, encoded by the coding sequence ATGAATGACTGGTTTCTGCTAAGAATTCCCGCTGTATCGCAAAATGAGAGCTTTGCGCGCTCGGTGGTCGCCCTCTTTGCCTTGCAGGCAGGGGATTGGTCGGTAACGGAGCTAAACGAAATTAAGACAGCTGTCTCCGAGGCTATAACCAACTCCATTATTCACGCCTACGACGGCAACGCGGCGAGCGGTGAAATCGTAGTACAGGGGAAAGTGACGCCCGGCGCTCTGGAAGTGACGGTCACCGATTTCGGGCAGGGTATCGGGGATATTGCCCTCGCCAGAGAGCCTTTGTTTACTACCAAGCCGCATGAAGAACGCAGCGGGCTAGGGTTCACCGTGATGGAGAGCTTTATGGACGAACTGACCGTTAGTTCCGTACCTCTCCAAGGGACTACCATTAGAATGGTCAAGTATCTTCGCGCTACGACGGTTCAGTAA
- the spoVAC gene encoding stage V sporulation protein AC — MAKKTKAEQRKQFEQKAYNQMVTKKRAKIPIARNVIVAFLVGGFISVIGQVLMMLFVRLGFPEEKAGDPTVATLILIASILTGLGIWDILGQFAGAGAGVPVTGFANAMVSSALEFKREGLVLGVGARMFQLAGPVIVYGAVTAFLVGVVHAVLM; from the coding sequence GTGGCCAAGAAAACGAAGGCAGAGCAGAGGAAGCAGTTCGAGCAAAAAGCGTACAACCAAATGGTGACTAAGAAGCGAGCCAAAATACCGATTGCGCGCAACGTAATCGTCGCCTTCCTGGTCGGCGGCTTTATCTCGGTGATCGGCCAGGTGCTGATGATGCTGTTTGTGCGGCTTGGCTTTCCGGAAGAAAAAGCGGGAGACCCGACTGTGGCCACGCTTATCCTTATCGCCAGTATTTTGACCGGGCTGGGCATCTGGGATATCCTGGGACAGTTTGCGGGTGCCGGTGCCGGTGTTCCCGTTACCGGATTTGCCAACGCCATGGTCTCGTCGGCGCTTGAGTTTAAGCGCGAGGGACTGGTGCTCGGTGTAGGAGCGCGCATGTTCCAGCTTGCCGGGCCGGTTATAGTCTACGGCGCGGTTACGGCTTTTCTGGTCGGCGTAGTTCACGCCGTCTTAATGTAG
- a CDS encoding pyridoxal phosphate-dependent aminotransferase: MSLSLSRRGLQIPASPIRKLVPFADEAKSRGTKVYHLNIGQPDIETPAEMWDKIKNYDEKVLAYGPSNGLLEFRKGLAQYYARFGVNVSPAEIIVTTGGSEALLFAMLATCDAGDEVLVPEPFYANYNGFAVYGDIKVVPVTAQAEDGFRLPCKSRFVEKITPRTKAILLSNPGNPTGVVYTQGELEVLATLAREHDLYIIADEVYREFVYDGERYTSIMSLPGIDQHAIIADSISKRFSACGARIGNVVSKNKQLMDSIMKFAQARLCPPTLEQIGAVGALSVPDSYFEAVLTEYQERRNIVYNGIMQIEGAVCKPPKGAFYVIAKLPIDDGDAFAEWMLSSFSLDGATTMVAPAAGFYATEGLGRDEVRLAYVLNTDDLKHAMQILAAGVKEYRAKVMRVN, from the coding sequence ATGAGTTTATCCCTATCGCGGCGCGGGCTTCAGATTCCTGCGTCGCCTATCCGCAAGCTGGTACCGTTCGCGGACGAAGCTAAGAGCCGCGGCACGAAGGTGTACCATTTAAACATCGGACAGCCGGACATCGAAACGCCGGCTGAGATGTGGGACAAGATCAAGAACTACGACGAAAAGGTGTTAGCCTACGGCCCTTCTAACGGTCTCCTGGAGTTTCGCAAGGGGCTCGCGCAGTACTACGCACGCTTCGGTGTTAATGTCTCCCCGGCCGAGATTATCGTGACGACCGGTGGCAGCGAAGCCCTGCTGTTTGCGATGCTCGCTACGTGCGATGCGGGCGACGAAGTCTTAGTGCCTGAGCCCTTCTATGCAAACTACAACGGATTTGCGGTTTATGGCGACATCAAGGTAGTGCCGGTAACAGCACAGGCTGAGGACGGGTTTAGGCTGCCGTGTAAATCGCGCTTTGTCGAGAAGATTACCCCACGCACTAAAGCCATCTTGCTTAGTAACCCCGGCAACCCAACCGGTGTTGTCTATACCCAGGGCGAGCTAGAAGTATTGGCAACACTCGCGCGTGAGCACGACCTCTACATCATTGCCGACGAAGTCTATCGTGAGTTTGTCTACGACGGGGAACGGTATACGAGCATAATGTCTCTGCCCGGCATTGACCAGCATGCCATTATTGCCGACAGCATCAGCAAGCGCTTTAGTGCCTGCGGTGCGCGCATCGGCAATGTCGTGAGCAAGAATAAGCAGCTGATGGACTCGATTATGAAGTTTGCGCAAGCGCGCCTATGCCCGCCGACACTCGAACAAATCGGTGCCGTCGGGGCTCTCAGTGTGCCTGATTCTTATTTCGAAGCAGTTTTGACGGAGTACCAGGAACGCCGCAACATAGTCTATAACGGGATTATGCAAATCGAGGGCGCCGTATGCAAGCCTCCCAAGGGAGCCTTCTATGTCATCGCCAAGTTACCTATCGACGACGGGGATGCTTTCGCGGAGTGGATGCTAAGCAGCTTTTCCTTAGATGGGGCGACTACCATGGTCGCGCCTGCCGCCGGGTTCTATGCCACAGAGGGGTTGGGTCGGGATGAGGTTCGCTTGGCCTACGTCTTAAACACCGACGATTTAAAACACGCCATGCAGATACTTGCCGCGGGTGTAAAGGAGTACAGAGCGAAAGTAATGCGCGTGAACTAA
- a CDS encoding dodecin domain-containing protein, whose product MAQIVKVLELVGESPASWQDAVESAVQEAARTVDHITGVEVYNLTGNVENGQIVEYKANVKVAFLVEHHR is encoded by the coding sequence ATGGCGCAAATCGTTAAGGTTTTGGAGCTGGTCGGTGAATCACCCGCAAGTTGGCAGGATGCTGTCGAGAGCGCTGTACAAGAGGCCGCGCGCACGGTTGACCACATCACCGGTGTAGAAGTATACAACCTCACGGGAAATGTGGAAAATGGGCAAATAGTGGAGTACAAAGCCAACGTCAAGGTTGCTTTCCTCGTAGAGCACCACCGCTAA
- a CDS encoding D-alanyl-D-alanine carboxypeptidase, translating to MRQESAISDNKESIMGSRAKFVVALLLVISVMTGSAEALAINSPRAVLVTPERAEALWSRAATARHAPASLTKVLTTVLAVESGRLHEQVVISPRAAAVGGSALHVRAGEKYTLRELVYAAMLISANDASAAIAEHLGGSLAGFTAMMNTRAAELGMTNSRFANAHGLPDREQFSTAGDLARLGLHAATLPEFLAIAGRERFTLANGRVLINQNRLLGTLPGVVGGKTGFTDEAGQCLLLIAKRDNLTLVSVVLGAQGAEMWSDSTALMEHGFAGFLREVLIRGRQTLGVIDIPLAGQVLLVAERELTRTIARAERGEYNTELRVLPRLFPPLRPGAKLGEVVVTQGEQEIGRVNITVPTHIPLLTSTRALGIAGAVSLGLALKVLMRRRRKCRK from the coding sequence ATGCGACAGGAATCCGCCATATCCGACAACAAGGAGTCGATTATGGGAAGTAGAGCCAAATTCGTTGTGGCGCTCTTGCTGGTGATTTCGGTGATGACAGGCAGTGCAGAAGCCCTGGCCATTAACAGCCCACGGGCCGTACTTGTCACGCCTGAACGAGCAGAAGCCCTCTGGAGCAGAGCGGCCACAGCCCGCCACGCCCCGGCAAGCTTAACTAAGGTGCTGACAACCGTCTTAGCCGTTGAGTCCGGCAGGCTACATGAGCAAGTCGTGATTAGCCCTCGCGCCGCGGCCGTAGGCGGTTCTGCACTGCATGTGCGCGCGGGTGAAAAATACACTCTGCGCGAACTGGTCTATGCCGCCATGCTAATCAGCGCTAATGACGCGTCAGCCGCCATTGCCGAGCACTTAGGTGGTAGCCTCGCCGGGTTTACGGCGATGATGAACACAAGGGCGGCGGAGCTTGGCATGACTAACTCGCGGTTCGCCAATGCGCACGGACTACCTGACCGTGAGCAGTTTTCCACAGCGGGGGATTTAGCTCGCCTGGGGTTGCATGCGGCTACCCTGCCTGAGTTTCTTGCGATTGCAGGACGGGAACGCTTTACGCTAGCTAACGGACGGGTCCTAATAAACCAAAACAGGCTGCTTGGGACCCTCCCGGGAGTAGTAGGAGGTAAGACCGGCTTTACAGATGAAGCAGGGCAATGCCTGCTCCTCATTGCCAAACGCGACAACCTTACCTTAGTTAGTGTGGTCTTGGGTGCCCAGGGCGCAGAAATGTGGTCTGACAGCACGGCCCTCATGGAGCATGGGTTTGCTGGCTTCCTGCGCGAGGTTCTCATTCGCGGCAGACAGACGCTCGGCGTCATAGATATCCCACTGGCGGGGCAAGTGCTCTTAGTGGCAGAGCGCGAGCTAACCCGCACGATTGCCCGTGCCGAACGAGGGGAGTATAATACTGAGCTTAGGGTACTGCCACGCCTGTTCCCACCATTGCGCCCCGGCGCGAAGCTAGGCGAGGTGGTTGTTACGCAGGGAGAGCAAGAGATTGGGCGCGTGAACATTACCGTGCCGACCCATATTCCCCTATTAACTTCCACTCGCGCCTTAGGAATCGCCGGTGCGGTTAGCCTGGGCCTTGCCCTAAAGGTACTGATGCGGAGGCGAAGAAAGTGCAGAAAGTGA
- a CDS encoding thymidine phosphorylase, which produces MKMYDIIKKKRDGQELSAAEIAYVVNGAVSGGVPDYQLTALLMAVYFKGMSERETAELTTAIAASGAQISLGLPKAVDKHSTGGVGDTATLIVAPVVAACGVPVAKMTGRGLGHTGGTVDKLESISGFSCVLTPEQFKAQVARVGLALISPSAELAPADKVLYALRDVTATVESIPLIATSIMSKKIAAGATHIVLDVKYGRGAFMQERLAAEALATAMVDIGRRVGRPTTALLTSMDAPLGNAIGNALEIKEALAVLAGSGGSPDLKTVALAVACEMVLHYYPELSHADAERKVGEALDSGAAMKKFAEVVAAQGGDLTQPLPVAGFSRTVTAQAAGFITAIDPLALGGLAVDLGAGRRKKDDVIDYGAGIVLHVRVGTRVALGQPLLTAYAAEPISSATAHALRDAISIGDKHVNPPALILKTLGV; this is translated from the coding sequence GTGAAGATGTACGACATCATCAAGAAGAAACGCGACGGACAGGAACTTAGCGCCGCCGAGATTGCCTATGTGGTAAACGGAGCAGTAAGCGGCGGTGTTCCGGATTATCAGCTGACGGCGCTACTTATGGCCGTCTACTTTAAGGGCATGAGTGAAAGGGAGACGGCAGAGCTCACTACTGCTATTGCCGCGTCGGGTGCACAGATCTCTTTAGGACTGCCAAAAGCCGTGGACAAGCATTCTACCGGCGGCGTCGGCGACACAGCTACTCTAATTGTAGCTCCCGTGGTCGCGGCATGCGGCGTTCCCGTGGCTAAGATGACCGGGCGGGGCCTCGGGCACACCGGGGGCACAGTCGACAAGCTCGAAAGCATCAGCGGCTTTTCCTGTGTCCTCACACCGGAGCAGTTTAAGGCGCAAGTAGCGCGGGTCGGCCTGGCGCTTATATCCCCCTCGGCCGAGTTAGCGCCGGCAGACAAAGTGCTCTATGCCTTGCGCGATGTCACCGCTACGGTGGAAAGCATACCGCTTATTGCCACTTCAATCATGAGCAAGAAAATCGCCGCCGGTGCTACCCACATTGTGCTCGATGTTAAGTACGGGCGCGGCGCCTTCATGCAGGAACGCCTCGCTGCCGAAGCGCTCGCCACCGCCATGGTAGATATTGGTAGGAGGGTAGGGCGACCGACTACGGCCCTCTTGACGAGCATGGATGCGCCGTTAGGCAATGCTATCGGCAATGCCCTAGAGATTAAGGAGGCGCTCGCGGTGCTCGCGGGCAGCGGCGGCTCGCCTGACTTAAAGACGGTAGCGCTGGCGGTAGCGTGCGAGATGGTGCTGCACTATTATCCTGAACTTAGCCACGCTGACGCAGAGCGCAAGGTAGGCGAAGCGCTAGACTCAGGTGCCGCCATGAAGAAATTCGCCGAGGTAGTCGCCGCGCAGGGCGGGGACTTAACGCAGCCGCTCCCTGTCGCGGGCTTCTCGCGCACAGTTACTGCCCAAGCGGCGGGATTCATTACCGCAATTGACCCACTCGCCCTAGGCGGCCTTGCGGTCGACCTCGGTGCAGGGCGCCGCAAAAAGGACGATGTAATCGATTACGGCGCGGGGATAGTTCTACACGTTAGGGTAGGAACTCGCGTAGCCCTCGGTCAACCTTTGTTGACTGCGTACGCAGCGGAGCCTATCTCCTCGGCGACAGCTCACGCTTTGCGTGATGCCATTAGCATCGGGGACAAACATGTCAACCCGCCTGCTCTGATTTTGAAGACGCTAGGGGTGTGA
- a CDS encoding D-alanyl-D-alanine carboxypeptidase, whose product MRRMFLRSTAAAMCFVLTLCTAGYASVSVPALALEQALRAQAALLMDANTGTVLLARNEHAARPVASLTKLMTMLLVFEAETAGRIKWEDRVTVSAHAAGFGGSQIWLEAGETLTLEELFLSVAIESANDSAVALAEFVAGSEESFVALMNERAGELGMANTRFTSATGLDIGTPHSSAMDMALLSREVLRHPRVHEFVTIRTHTLERARTRTILTNTNRELLATYLGYDGLKTGWTRLAGHNLASTAKRGELRLIAVVLGAASAAERRSDIVRLLDFGFANFEGRRVVRQGDSVGAVPVVKGSRQVVEAVAANDFHLLLAKGHRAPIETRTELLRTVAPVTAGQTVGRLWATTEGQEPAYVLLVAGAPVGRASWWLNFRRLWESLH is encoded by the coding sequence ATGCGAAGGATGTTTCTGCGCAGTACTGCCGCCGCCATGTGCTTTGTGCTCACGCTTTGCACAGCCGGCTATGCCTCTGTCAGCGTACCCGCACTTGCTTTAGAGCAAGCGCTGCGGGCGCAAGCGGCTTTGCTTATGGACGCCAACACGGGAACCGTGTTGTTGGCGCGTAACGAGCATGCGGCCAGACCGGTTGCCAGCCTGACCAAGCTGATGACGATGTTACTCGTTTTTGAGGCCGAGACCGCCGGCCGCATTAAATGGGAAGATAGAGTCACAGTCAGCGCACACGCCGCCGGTTTTGGCGGTTCGCAGATTTGGCTGGAAGCAGGGGAGACACTAACTCTCGAGGAGCTGTTTCTCTCGGTCGCCATCGAGTCGGCTAACGACAGCGCGGTGGCTTTGGCGGAGTTTGTGGCGGGCAGTGAAGAGAGCTTTGTCGCCCTGATGAATGAGCGCGCCGGAGAGCTTGGCATGGCCAATACTCGCTTTACCAGTGCCACCGGCTTAGACATTGGTACGCCTCACTCCAGCGCCATGGACATGGCGCTCCTGTCACGGGAAGTTCTGCGTCACCCACGCGTGCACGAGTTTGTAACCATCAGAACGCATACGCTTGAACGTGCCCGCACTAGGACGATACTGACAAATACTAACCGCGAGCTTTTGGCGACTTACCTAGGCTACGATGGCTTAAAGACGGGCTGGACAAGGTTGGCCGGGCATAATTTGGCTTCGACCGCCAAGCGCGGTGAGTTGCGCTTAATAGCGGTAGTGCTTGGTGCCGCCTCTGCGGCGGAGCGGCGGAGCGACATTGTGAGACTCCTGGATTTTGGCTTCGCCAATTTCGAAGGGCGCCGAGTAGTCAGGCAGGGTGATAGCGTCGGTGCAGTGCCTGTAGTGAAGGGCTCACGCCAAGTAGTTGAGGCGGTCGCGGCAAATGACTTCCATTTGCTGCTCGCCAAGGGGCACCGCGCTCCAATCGAGACCAGAACCGAGCTGCTCCGCACCGTCGCTCCGGTCACGGCGGGGCAAACAGTAGGGCGCTTATGGGCCACGACCGAGGGGCAGGAACCAGCCTACGTCTTGCTGGTAGCCGGAGCGCCGGTGGGGCGAGCCTCGTGGTGGTTAAACTTTCGGCGCCTGTGGGAGTCCTTACACTGA
- a CDS encoding SigF/SigG family RNA polymerase sporulation sigma factor — protein MEGVNARQLARARVLSEVETEALLLCLRAGDTAAREQLFVGHARLVYSIVARFLNSGHDPEDLFQIGSIGLLKAIDKFDLSYGVKFSTYAVPLIIGEIRRFLRDDGLIKVSRSLKETASKLRHAQESLRRDLGREPTLKEVAQLLDISEDLALSALESMRAPSSLEELVHQDEGQPIYLVDRIKQPETEEDGRVLRLALRQLLSSLPKREQHILAARYFQQKTQAEVATELGISQVQVSRLEKAILQRLRQFLL, from the coding sequence ATGGAGGGGGTCAACGCTAGGCAGTTAGCTCGCGCGCGAGTCCTTAGCGAAGTGGAGACGGAGGCCTTACTTCTCTGCCTGCGAGCAGGCGACACTGCGGCACGCGAGCAGCTCTTTGTGGGCCACGCCCGCCTCGTGTACTCAATCGTGGCGAGGTTTCTTAACTCCGGGCATGACCCGGAGGACCTGTTTCAAATCGGGAGCATCGGGCTGCTAAAGGCTATCGATAAATTCGACTTATCCTACGGCGTTAAGTTTTCGACCTACGCCGTCCCGCTTATTATCGGGGAGATTCGGCGCTTTCTGCGCGATGACGGACTCATTAAAGTGTCGCGGTCGCTGAAGGAAACAGCCTCTAAGCTCAGGCACGCACAAGAGAGCTTGCGACGGGACTTAGGCCGTGAGCCTACGCTGAAAGAGGTCGCACAACTGCTTGACATCAGCGAAGACCTCGCCCTTAGCGCCCTAGAATCCATGCGCGCTCCCTCTTCGCTAGAGGAATTAGTGCACCAAGATGAGGGACAGCCCATCTACCTAGTAGACCGCATTAAGCAGCCTGAAACCGAAGAGGACGGCCGTGTTCTGCGACTTGCACTGCGCCAGTTACTCTCATCACTGCCTAAGCGTGAACAGCATATTCTTGCCGCGCGGTATTTTCAACAGAAAACGCAGGCGGAAGTAGCGACTGAGCTAGGCATCAGTCAAGTACAGGTTTCACGCTTGGAAAAAGCCATATTGCAGAGACTGCGGCAGTTCTTGCTTTAG